Part of the Pseudomonas baltica genome is shown below.
CCAGGGCGATCGGCTGATCGTGGCCGTCAACGACGATGCCTCGGTCTCGCGCCTCAAGGGCCCCGGCCGGCCGATCAACAGCGTCGACCGGCGCATGGCGGTACTGGCCGGGCTCGGCGCGGTGGATTGGGTCATCAGCTTCAGTGAAGACACCCCCGAGAACCTCCTGACTCATGTGCGTCCGGATGTACTGGTCAAGGGCGGCGACTATTCGGTCGAGCAGGTCGTCGGCGCCTCCATCGTCTCGGCCTACGGCGGCACCGTGAAGGTACTCGGGCTGGTGGAAAACAGCTCCACGACCGCCATCGTCGATAAAATTCGCAGTCGGTGAGCGCAGGAATGAGGGACGCGCAGGTATGAGGGTCATGTTGTTGGTCATGGACGAGCAGCGCGTGCTGCTCGACCGCCTGTATGACATCGTTCGCCAGCATTGTGACGAGTGTGTGATCCAGCGCCTGAGCAAAGCGCAGCAGATGAACCTGGGGGCGTTTCTGGCCTCTGTGCATCATCAGGACTACGATCGGGTGGTGATCTTTTCCCGCGTCAAACGCCTGGCTCGGCAACGGCGGGTGCTGCAATGCGTACCTGGGCTGGTGTTCCTCGAGCACGACGCCTACCAGAACTACATGCCCGACAGTAAATATCTGCACACGTACTCGCGCCTCTACAGCCAGTTGCCCGCGTGTCGTGCGTTGCTGTCCGGTGCCGTCGTGGTGCAGCGGATGCAGGCCGAAGGCATCGATGCGGTGTTCGTGTCCAAGGGTTATGACGAACAGATGCTGCACGACCTGGGGCGCGAGCGGGATATCCCGGTGGGCTTCCTCGGTAGCCTGAAAAGCAAGGAATACGCGCAGCGCAAGGCGCTCCTCGAGTCGCTGGCGAGCAAGAGCGGGATGCTGGTCACGCGTACCCAGTCGGGCGACGAGTATTTGCAGACGCTCAACCGGATCAAGGTATTCGTCAGTGCCGACATCGGCATGGGCGAGTTCATGATCAAGAATTTCGAAGCCATGGCCTGTGGCTGCGTGCTGCTGGCCTGGAGCCAGGGTGAGGAAGATCACTTGCTGGGCTTCGAGGACATGCACAACGTGGTGTTCTACCGCTCCGAGGCCGAGGCGCTGGAAAAACTCGCGTTGCTGCAAAGCGATCCGTTGCTGGCCGAGCGCATCGCCGCCAATGGCGAGGCCTTTGCCCGCGAGCACTACAGTTTCGCCCGGGTCGGCCGCGACCTGGCCACGGCCATTCAGGCCCCGATGCGCGCCTGGCAGGCGCCGGGTTGGTTGACGCGGCAGTGGGTCCGGTGGCGCTACGGGCTGCAGGTGCCGGGGCAGTGACGGGTGAGGAGATGGACCTCGACGCGCTGCCCGGCGGCGGCCAGGACATTCTTGGCGCCGTGGCCGAACGCTTGTTGGGTTGCTTGCGCGATGCCGAGCGGGTGGTGCTGGTGGCCAATAACCCGGCTATCGAAGCGGTAGACTTCGAGGCCCTCGAGCTCGGGCCGCGCGATGTGGTGGTGAGCTTCAATCTTTGCATCAAATGGCCGTTGCTGAGCAATCGTTGGACCAACGTCTTCGTGCACGGCTTCAATGCGCCCGACCACTACTTTTTCGGCCTGCCCTATTCGCCTGAAGTCCAAGCCCTGTGGCAGAACCCCCAAGGGCGCTGCTTCACTGTACTGGTGGGCGTCGCCGATGCCATGTCAGCGCTGCCTGACGTCACCCTGTTGCGCGAGCGCATGCCGCTGCCGGTTTTGTGGAATTACCCACTGGCCCGCGCCGATGGCAAGCGCTTCGTCGGCCCGACCACAGGTTTCAATGCACTGGTGCTGTTCGATTGGCTGCGGCGCGAGCAAGGGCTCAACTACAAGTTGCTCACCCTGGGCTACTCGAATGAGGCCGGCAAGTTGTGGAGCGGTCATGCCTGGGATTATGAGCGCGCCTGGCTGGCGGCGGCGAACGTCGAGACGATCGCCCTGCACAAGCGCCGTTGGTGGCAACGCATGTTGAAGCGTCGCTGAGACGGCGACTTTCTTTATTTCGGGTTCAAGGTGCAATGCAGTGTTGAAAGTGGCCGTCGCGTTTTTCGGAATTCCCAGGAATTCCGCAATCTGTTTCCCTTCCATCCACCAGCAGGTGCTGGCACAGATCCCCTCCGGCGCACAGGTGCAGTGCTTCTATCATATGTACCAGGTCGACAGCGTGCAAAACCTGCGGTCCGGCGAGCAGGGTGCATTGATGGCCGACAACTACGAGCCGTTCGCGGCCATGACCGGCGTGCTCGAAAGCAATGACGGTGTGCTGGAACGCTGGGATTTCGAGCGCATCAAGGCGCTGGGAGATACCTGGGCCGACGAGCATGCTTCGGTGCGCAACCTCATTCTCCAACTCAACTCGTTGCATGCCGTTACGGCGATGGTGGAGGCATTCGAGCCTGACTTCGTGGTCTTCGTGCGACCCGACATCGAATACCACAGCCCGCTGCCCAGCTACGTATTCAAGCATGCCGAGGCGCGGCATTTGAATGCCTATATTCCCGACTGGCAGTGGTGGGGTGGGCTCAATGACCGTTTTGCCATCTGCGGGCGAGACGTTTATTGGGCCTATGGTCGCCGCGTCGAGCAGATTTTCGAATTCTGTGCTGCCACGGGCCGCAAGCTGCATTCCGAGCGTTTGCTGAAATTCGTGCTGCAGGGCGCCGGGGCCAAGGTGTGCCTGTTGCCGACCACGGCGTCACGGGTGCGGATCAACGGAGCCTACGCCGAGGAGGATTTCTCTGGCAAGCACGGCATGGGCAAGCGCGAAAACCGCTATTTCCATCTGTTTGCGCGCCTGCGCACCTGGGCCGACAAGCGTCGGGGGTGACATCCGCCTCACCCCGGCAAATGCCCCCGCACCATGCGCACCAGCTTGCGCGCCTTGACCCGCAGGCGCACCAGGCCGGTCCGCTGGTTCTTGGGCAGCACCAGGCCTTGCTGCTCGACCCAATCCTTCCAGCGAATGCGCTCATCGCGCACCACCCAGCCTTCCTGGGCGGCGAAGCTTTCAGCCAGGAACACCCCGCGGGTGCTGGCCGGGATCAGCTTGTCGCGCTTGAGGGTATAGAGCTTGGGCACCGGCTTGCCGTCCAGCAGGGGCAGCAGATAGAGGTCGGGGCGACGGCGGTCGAGGTGCGTCTCGAGCTGGCCCTTGTCGAGTTTCTCGTCGACATGGAACAGGCTCAGCACCTTGGCTTCGCGGGGGATCTCCAGGCGCAGATCGTAGACCAGCTGCAGGGATGCGGTGGGGAGGTGCACGTAGGCCCGCGGGCGCTCGATCAGGTTGAGGCTGCCACAGCGCACCGGCTTGGCTGCACCCATGCGCGGGCTGAGGGTGAAGGGTGCGGATTCTCGGTAGCGCAGAGTGGGCTCATAGGGTGCCGGTAGCCAGGTGTCCTTGAAGCGGCCGTTGAGCCAGCCGTCGGGGGTTTCCAGCAGGCACTCTTCGGCCACTTCCTGCACGGCGGTGTGCAGCGGCAGGTTGAGTTCGTGGGCGGGCACGTAGCCGGAGATCAGCTTGAGCACCACGTCGCCACGGTCCACGCGGCGCTGGC
Proteins encoded:
- a CDS encoding metal ABC transporter ATPase, which produces MPRLLKKKNPSNFKTLPLFVEATADSLSYEGVGMPLNFAQTLERRKPVAIDDPQRFSIELANLGVSVRLTLNWQNRDYWVLVRQRRVDRGDVVLKLISGYVPAHELNLPLHTAVQEVAEECLLETPDGWLNGRFKDTWLPAPYEPTLRYRESAPFTLSPRMGAAKPVRCGSLNLIERPRAYVHLPTASLQLVYDLRLEIPREAKVLSLFHVDEKLDKGQLETHLDRRRPDLYLLPLLDGKPVPKLYTLKRDKLIPASTRGVFLAESFAAQEGWVVRDERIRWKDWVEQQGLVLPKNQRTGLVRLRVKARKLVRMVRGHLPG
- a CDS encoding glycosyltransferase encodes the protein MRVMLLVMDEQRVLLDRLYDIVRQHCDECVIQRLSKAQQMNLGAFLASVHHQDYDRVVIFSRVKRLARQRRVLQCVPGLVFLEHDAYQNYMPDSKYLHTYSRLYSQLPACRALLSGAVVVQRMQAEGIDAVFVSKGYDEQMLHDLGRERDIPVGFLGSLKSKEYAQRKALLESLASKSGMLVTRTQSGDEYLQTLNRIKVFVSADIGMGEFMIKNFEAMACGCVLLAWSQGEEDHLLGFEDMHNVVFYRSEAEALEKLALLQSDPLLAERIAANGEAFAREHYSFARVGRDLATAIQAPMRAWQAPGWLTRQWVRWRYGLQVPGQ